One window of Agromyces rhizosphaerae genomic DNA carries:
- a CDS encoding ABC transporter permease subunit, translated as MNGTLALFRRVFAGSWRGLIGWIVGISGALLLYLPLYSSFGANGEMDAIIDTLPDALVKSMGYDQLGTGAGYAQGTFFGLIGFALLTIAAVGWGTSAIASDEENGQLELTLAHAVSRGRVLVERTAAIVAKLAIIGVVVIGLTWALNEPSDLGIEPWNIVAGTATMLGLAMLSAAASIGVGAMTGSRTWAIGAGAGVAVVGYVLHAVGNQSEDLEWLHNFSPYSWAWDVNPLAEGPDWTALGLLYGISLLLLIAGWLVFRKRDIAT; from the coding sequence ATGAACGGCACGCTCGCACTCTTCCGCCGCGTCTTCGCGGGCAGCTGGCGCGGCCTCATCGGCTGGATCGTCGGCATCAGCGGGGCCCTCCTGCTGTACCTGCCGCTCTACTCCTCGTTCGGGGCCAACGGCGAGATGGACGCCATCATCGACACGCTCCCCGACGCGCTCGTGAAGTCGATGGGCTACGACCAGCTCGGCACCGGCGCCGGATATGCGCAGGGCACCTTCTTCGGCTTGATCGGCTTCGCGCTGCTGACGATCGCGGCCGTCGGCTGGGGCACGTCGGCCATCGCCTCCGATGAGGAGAACGGCCAGCTCGAGCTGACGCTCGCGCACGCCGTGAGCCGTGGCCGTGTGCTCGTCGAGCGCACCGCGGCGATCGTGGCCAAGCTCGCGATCATCGGAGTGGTCGTGATCGGCCTCACCTGGGCCCTGAACGAACCGAGCGACCTCGGCATCGAGCCGTGGAACATCGTCGCCGGCACGGCGACCATGCTGGGCCTCGCGATGCTCTCCGCGGCCGCCTCGATCGGCGTCGGCGCCATGACCGGCAGCCGCACCTGGGCGATCGGCGCGGGCGCCGGCGTCGCCGTGGTCGGCTACGTGCTCCACGCGGTCGGCAACCAGAGCGAGGACCTCGAGTGGCTGCACAACTTCTCGCCGTACTCCTGGGCGTGGGACGTCAACCCGCTCGCCGAGGGACCCGACTGGACGGCGCTCGGACTGCTCTACGGCATCTCGCTGCTCCTGCTCATCGCCGGCTGGCTGGTGTTCCGGAAGCGCGACATCGCCACCTGA
- a CDS encoding HpcH/HpaI aldolase/citrate lyase family protein, which yields MTFTMGPALLFCPADRPERYAKAADRADAVILDLEDAVAPDAKAAAREAVADSGLDPDRTIVRINPAGSDAFEDDLRAVAAGGFHTVMLAKASGTADLVRLRDLRVVALCETPAGVLAAPAMASVECVVALMWGAEDLVGSLGGSSSRTPDGGYRDVARFARASVLVAAGAHDIAAIDAVHLDIADADGQRDEATDAAASGFAATACIHPSQVPVVREAYRPSDEELSAARELLAAASGRDGVFTHDGRMIDAPVLRQAERVLARAARR from the coding sequence GCCGACCGGCCCGAGCGCTACGCGAAGGCGGCCGATCGCGCCGACGCCGTGATTCTCGACCTCGAGGACGCCGTCGCTCCCGATGCGAAGGCCGCGGCGCGCGAGGCGGTCGCGGACTCGGGGCTCGACCCCGACCGCACGATCGTGCGCATCAACCCCGCGGGCAGCGACGCGTTCGAGGACGACCTGCGCGCGGTCGCGGCGGGCGGGTTCCACACCGTGATGCTCGCCAAGGCGAGCGGCACCGCCGACCTCGTGCGGCTGCGCGACCTGCGCGTCGTGGCGCTCTGCGAGACGCCTGCCGGCGTGCTGGCTGCGCCTGCGATGGCGTCGGTCGAGTGCGTGGTCGCGCTCATGTGGGGTGCGGAGGACCTCGTCGGCTCGCTCGGCGGGTCGTCGAGCCGCACGCCCGACGGCGGCTACCGCGACGTCGCGCGGTTCGCCCGTGCGAGCGTGCTGGTCGCCGCGGGCGCGCACGACATCGCCGCGATCGACGCGGTGCACCTCGACATCGCCGACGCGGACGGCCAGCGGGACGAGGCGACGGATGCGGCCGCGAGCGGATTCGCCGCGACCGCGTGCATCCACCCCTCCCAGGTGCCGGTCGTGCGTGAGGCGTACCGTCCCTCCGACGAGGAGCTGTCGGCGGCGCGCGAGCTGCTGGCCGCGGCATCCGGTCGTGACGGCGTGTTCACCCACGACGGGCGCATGATCGACGCGCCCGTGCTGCGCCAGGCCGAGCGCGTGCTCGCGCGCGCGGCCCGCCGCTGA